A region of Culicoides brevitarsis isolate CSIRO-B50_1 chromosome 1, AGI_CSIRO_Cbre_v1, whole genome shotgun sequence DNA encodes the following proteins:
- the LOC134827674 gene encoding uncharacterized protein LOC134827674, translating into MDGWVFLLALPLALISNNHANILPLLSTENGTELASSCKIYEFACNNGTCISASKYCNGHYDCIDKSDEPDGCSPCNRTLYGETGKTYELELKAKHVKLPFVCNINFTALGGNLGGDLIQINFIKFNVGRFMLQSDHPCVDGWMIIEEQGLPNTSGKWCGQASGYSMYYSETYSINLLLDIVRVYQQTIGNNFEFYIKYKFLTEKEASLRNEIGVWTGDLIENTYCSRKLYDCDRRKCRIRSPNYPGLYPRNLTCKYFIKHNQQVANGLHAMIVLRQPHGFKLHIKEQGAPIEQSSRKLRTWDQCDTSHDYISIKDGKTSEAPELARICGGDALQDIVSSGPDMVVEFHTSKYDTPFHPTPLSSLPGFELEVDVLFVNSNSHSYVRNPPGRCEFILSAFESQTGEIESPAHTLPQHSMCVYYFQGRRHETVWISFIKYHSSLDPSGFDSQSDCDTQLRIWDGRWSPNKQSVGVRNASLIEQICREEVPRLCSRSLVTKGSRPCSTQESYLSTGPDLTLEYRPGSSGNAKIYGPGSSFKLRYEFVDNSLGGAPLDRFKEPHAPEPAALVQVHTKSCDRVYRSSSSMRGIFRSPSNVFMYGRGGSPNISCTIRFEAAPTESIRLTITRGRFGARPCSSIQDYRTGRFHCNHLTGPKADLRISEVPWLDIGPLQRDCLCSDVTGAITLSPLASRIVEVKFSASEMGVDQDFRDFYFEGRYEFANDGCETDWEDRRLKGSRFGDGEGIIHEQPCMPLIQPYLIEPVVSADSFLVLKLNGFWMPTILHSVPPCLSDYRITVYSPGNPEDSRDLCPAGPEAVAYSDGWDNAMQLSSLDTVRSLVMEIRLPKTPNVEPFQYKFSWMEVYPMGDCPYKCPEIQACIPADLWCDGIQHCPNGSDESPAECSLYKYPVSLLHVAIAAASVTLLLSLAVGLGACLRRKNNEKKYLQRHLSAGGVRYPANLPPLPPPHHHHHHHLGPHSSMPPPGHVVPPMYIETMTKDVC; encoded by the exons ATGGATGGATGGGTGTTTTTATTAGCGCTGCCACTCGCGCTAATTTCCAACAATCATGCAAACATTTTGCCTTTATTATCAACCGAGAATGGTACGGAGCTCGCATCATcatgcaaaatttatgaatttgcgTGTAATAACGGAACTTGTATATCAGCTTCCAAGTACTGTAACGGACATTATGACTGTATTGACAAAAGTGATGAACCAGATGGATGTTCtc CTTGCAATCGAACGTTGTACGGTGAAACGGGGAAAACGTACGAACTTGAGCTAAAAGCCAAACACGTTAAGCTTCCATTTGTTTGTAATATAAATTTCACTGCACTTGGTGGAAATTTGGGTGGTGACCTCATACAA ataaattttattaaattcaatgttGGACGCTTTATGCTACAATCGGATCATCCTTGTGTCGATGGTTGGATGATAATTGAGGAGCAGGGCTTACCAAATACCAGTGGCAAATGGTGCGGACAAGCCTCGGGATATTCCATGTACTATAGTGAAACGTACTCGATAAATCTGTTGTTGGACATAGTTAGAGTTTATCAGCAAACAATTGGgaataattttgagttttatatcaaatacaagtttttaacagaaaaagagGCATCATTAAG AAATGAGATTGGGGTTTGGACAGgtgatttaattgaaaatacatATTGCAGTCGAAAGTTGTATGATTGTGACAGAAG AAAATGTCGTATCAGGTCACCCAATTATCCAGGACTTTATCCGAGAAATCTAACATGCAAATACTTCATTAAACATAACCAACAAGTGGCAAATGGTTTGCATGCTATGATTGTATTACGTCAGCCACATGGATTCAAGTTACATATCAAAGAACAGGGCGCGCCAATTGAACAATCGAGTAGGAAGCTAAG AACATGGGATCAATGTGACACGTCGCACGATTATATCTCCATCAAAGACGGAAAAACATCCGAAGCACCGGAGCTGGCTCGCATTTGCGGTGGTGACGCATTGCAAGACATCGTATCCAGCGGACCTGATATGGTTGTAGAGTTTCATACTTCAAAATATGATACTCCATTCCATCCCACGCCATTATCGTCGTTGCCGGGCTTTGAGTTGGAAGTTGAT GTGTTGTTCGTCAATTCCAACTCCCATTCGTACGTACGCAATCCACCTGGACGTTGTGAATTCATTCTGAGTGCATTCGAAAGTCAAACGGGGGAGATTGAAAGTCCCGCTCATACCTTGCCGCAACACAGTATGTGTGTCTATTACTTCCAAGGACGACGTCAtga gacGGTTTGGATTTCCTTTATTAAATATCATTCATCACTGGATCCTTCAGGCTTTGATAGCCAGTCAGATTGCGACACGCAGTTGCGTATTTGGGACGGAAGATGGTCCCCCAATAAGCAATCAGTCG GAGTGCGGAACGCAAGCTTAATTGAGCAAATATGTAGAGAGGAAGTTCCCCGTTTATGTTCCAGATCATTAGTAACGAAAGGCAGTAGACCGTGCTCTACACAAG AGAGCTACTTGTCAACTGGTCCTGATTTAACACTAGAATATCGGCCAGGATCATCAGGAAACGCAAAAATATACGGACCTGGGTCATCATTCAAGTTGCGATATGAATTTGTCGATAATTCGCTAGGTGGTGCACCACTCGATAgatttaag gaaccTCATGCTCCTGAACCGGCTGCATTAGTTCAAGTTCACACAAAATCGTGTGACAGAGTTTATCGTTCAAGTTCATCCATGAGAGGTATCTTCAGATCACCATCGAATGTCTTTATGTATGGAAGGGGAGGCTCACCAAATATTTCCTGCACCATTAGATTTGAAGCAGCACCTACAGAATCAATaag attgacAATTACTCGAGGTCGTTTTGGTGCCAGACCCTGTTCGAGCATTCAAGATTATCGTACGGGACGATTTCATTGTAATCATTTGACAGGACCCAAGGCAGATTTGAGAATTAGTGAGGTGCCATGGCTAGACATTGGACCACTTCAACGAGATTGTTTATGTTCAGATGTGACGGGAGCTATAACACTGTCGCCGTTAGCTTCGCGAATTGTCGAAGTAAAGTTTAGTGCATCAGAGATGGGTGTCGATCAAGATTTTCGAGATTTCTACTTTGAGGGACGTTATGAATTCGCGAATGATGGTTGTGAAACAGACTGGGAGGATAGACGTCTCAAGGGAAGTCGCTTTGGCGATGGCGAGGGAATAATTCATGAGCAACCATGCATGCCTCTCATACAACCATATCTGATTGAGCCAGTGGTGTCAGCAGACAGCTTTCTGGTTCTGAAACTAAATGGATTCTGGATGCCTACTATTCTACATTCGGTCCCACCGTGTTTGTCCGATTACAGAATAACTGTATATTCGCCAGGCAATCCCGAGGATTCGCGTGATTTGTGTCCGGCAGGGCCCGAAGCCGTTGCGTATTCAGATGGTTGGGATAATGCCATGCAATTGTCGTCCTTAGACACTGTTAGAAGTCTTGTAATGGAAATCAGATTGCCAAAGACCCCCAATGTCGAACCTTTCCAGTACAAATTCTCGTGGATGGAGGTGTATCCAATGGGAGATTGTCCCTACAAATGTCCCGAAATACAGGCATGTATTCCAGCGGACTTGTGGTGTGACGGTATTCAACACTGTCCCAATGGATCAGACGAGAGTCCCGCAGAATGTTCTCTCTACAAGTATCCCGTGTCATTGTTGCATGTCGCAATCGCGGCGGCAAGTGTCACATTATTGTTATCTCTAGCGGTAGGATTAGGAGCTTGTTTACGacgaaaaaataacgaaaagaAATACCTTCAAAGACATCTAAGTGCAGGTGGAGTGAGGTATCCGGCAAATTTACCTCCATTACCGCCgccccatcatcatcatcatcaccattTAGGGCCACATTCGTCTATGCCGCCACCGGGTCACGTTGTGCCACCTATGTATATCGAAACAATGACCAAGGATGTTTGTTGA
- the LOC134837087 gene encoding limbic system-associated membrane protein: protein MKIDISTRQLRIIFIVINYGICQSFSEAYISVTDMESTVAPKFVSRGHLYKAIIGDTIILPCKVQDLGSYILLWRRGSSVLTAATLMITRDPRLKLVDGYNLQISDVKIQDAGDYVCQIGDQESKDQVHTLEILVPPTLRAVPETGQVTARKGSTVTLECKASGNPVPTIYWHKKDSFPTTSHLSESSTLVLERVERHHAGVYRCSADNGVRDPIYTDIELTVLSPPDITVEKNWVHAAEGCDINLVCIVHGDVNSEMLWYQNSFLLDATDRRSMHSKDDRYILSIKNFQSSDFGNYSCVADNALGRTKKYIEVSGRPGPAEFISPAYSNTLDRYNLTWTIESIPPLDEIKLLYRKLMMNDTYQHPGKWHDIILVPSLIRLDQTHFVMSYLIRKLDHNSVYEAMVQARNMYGWNEISDIHQFYTRGYEYNLDDLEYVMSSISSGNQTAITINACFKNLVLVYLLLKSYCLLGINLNHF from the exons atgaaaatcgaCATAAGCACTAGACAATTAcgaattatatttattgtgaTTAATTATG GAATTTGTCAAAGCTTCTCAGAGGCATATATATCAGTCACTGATATGGAATCTACAGTGGCACCCAAATTCGTGTCACGAGGACATTTATACAAAGCCATTATTGGTGATACGATCATATTACCGTGCAAAGTGCAGGATTTAG gTTCCTATATTCTACTTTGGAGACGAGGTAGTTCCGTATTGACGGCTGCCACATTGATGATAACTCGGGATCCTCGTTTAAAACTAGTTGACGGCTACAATTTACAAATCTCAGATGTCAAAATACAAGATGCAGGCGATTATGTTTGTCAGATAGGTGACCAGGAGAGTAAAGATCAGGTGCATACGCTCGAAATATTAG TTCCTCCAACATTGCGTGCCGTGCCTGAAACCGGTCAAGTTACTGCTAGAAAAGGATCCACAGTAACGCTAGAATGTAAAGCATCTG GAAATCCTGTACCAACAATTTATTGGCATAAGAAG GATTCGTTTCCAACCACATCGCATCTATCAGAAAGCTCAACATTAGTACTAGAACGGGTAGAACGCCATCACGCTGGTGTTTATag GTGTTCGGCTGACAATGGTGTCCGGGATCCTATATATACTGACATTGAGTTAACAGTATTAT CTCCGCCCGATATcacagttgaaaaaaattgggtCCATGCCGCCGAAGGATGTGACATTAATTTAGTTTGTATCGTTCATGGCGATGTCAACTCTGAG atgtTGTGGTATCAAAACTCGTTCTTATTGGATGCGACAGACAGACGATCGATGCATTCAAAGGACGACCGGTATATTCtgagcattaaaaattttcaatcatctGATTTCGGAAACTACag TTGTGTAGCAGACAACGCTCTCGgacgcacaaaaaaatatattgaagtaTCGGGACGACCAGGACCTGCAGAGTTTATTTCGCCCGCGTACAGCAATACGCTCGACCGTTACAACTTGACTTGGACAATTGAATCGATTCCACCGCTAGACGAAATTAAATTGCTCTACAGAAAGCTAATGATGAATGACACATATCAGCATCCTGGGAAATGGCATGATATCATATTGGTACCGTCTCTCATACGGTTGGATCAAACACATTTTGTCATGTCATACTTAATTCGCAAGCTTGACCATAATTCAGTGTATGAGGCCATGGTGCAGGCACGGAATATGTACGGATGGAACGAG ATCAGTgatattcatcaattttatacACGGGGCTACGAATACAATTTGGACGACCTTGAATACGTAATGAGTTCTATCTCAAGTGGAAATCAAACTGCTATTACTATCAACgcatgttttaaaaatctagTTTTAGTGTACTTACTACTTAAATCATATTGTCTCTtaggaataaatttaaaccatTTTTAG
- the LOC134837968 gene encoding ragulator complex protein LAMTOR1, giving the protein MECFHKTVDFFNNLGCCFGCKEEGNQNEPTERTHLLPGSINNSSPAIRTSETDDFLDQYPNSLPKNKKEEQSALNIIVQDTATNIIDVAAMDSHILEPQEYNDRYNAYQHKIAQLWNTVNHPKTENSGLLKDIPNPQLVLASVPISNEDLFLIKTSVSSLATAINEMKIEHKEDLVVPFRIP; this is encoded by the exons ATGGAGTGTTTTCACAAAACGGTGGACTTTTTCAACAATCTAGGATGTTGTTTTGGCTGTAAGGAAGAAGGAAATCAG AATGAACCGACGGAAAGGACACATTTGTTGCCTGGCTCAATAAACAACAGTAGTCCTGCTATTCGCACATCTGAAACGGATGACTTTCTGGATCAATATCCCAATTCCttgcctaaaaataaaaaagaagaacaaagtgctttaaatattattgtacAGGATACAGCAAC GAATATTATCGATGTTGCAGCCATGGACTCACACATTTTAGAACCTCAAGAATACAATGATCGTTATAATG cgTACCAACATAAAATTGCCCAATTATGGAATACGGTGAACCATCCGAAAACCGAAAACTCTGGTCTTTTAAAAGATATTCCCAATCCCCAATTAGTTTTGGCATCAGTGCCTATTTCAAATGAAGACTTGTTTCTT aTAAAAACGAGTGTGTCATCGCTGGCGACTGCAatcaatgaaatgaaaattgaacacAAGGAAGACTTGGTGGTGCCCTTCCGTATTCCTTAG
- the LOC134837967 gene encoding GDP-Man:Man(3)GlcNAc(2)-PP-Dol alpha-1,2-mannosyltransferase has translation MNSESLQNFIIFVGSFAFFATLTFCICVKLIVRSRRKDARKDTNVSLHVGFFHPYCNAGGGGERVLWCAIRSILKRYNKVKVVVYTGDVDAPPAKILARAKNSFNIVLDAKRIEFVYLNYRKWVEAEKYPYFTLLGQSIGSMMMGLEALIKYPPDIFFDTMGYAFVYPIFKYFGKCPIASYTHYPTISTEMLKRVQNRVVAHNNSNYVATNPFLTWIKLVYYRIFARLYSFVGRKANAIMVNSSWTENHILNLWNVPYKTHRLYPPCEVTHLKNLQPAHLDDQIVILTVGQFRPEKDHPLMLQSMYELRTLLNHNEALWSRVKLLIVGSCRNEADEERVKNMKDLTRHLSLENNVEFKVNVSYSELIQCYQSATIGIHTMWNEHFGISVVECMAAGLIMVANRSGGPLLDIIETSEGSRTGYLAVDAMDYAHCLAAILYNSKEDNDAIRKRARASVDRFSEREFENQFLRIVSPLFE, from the exons ATGAACTCTGAGAGTCT GCAaaactttatcatttttgtcgGTAGTTTTGCGTTTTTTGCCACGTTAACGTTCTGCATTTGCGTCAAGTTGATTGTAAGATCACGACGAAAGGATGCCCGGAAGGACACGAACGTCAGTTTGCACGTCGGATTCTTCCATCCTTACTGCAATGCCGGTGGTGGCGGAGAACGGGTACTTTGGTGTGCCATACGATCGATTTTGAAGCGATACAACAAAGTTAAAGTAGTTGTTTACACCGGAGACGTTGATGCACCTCCAGCGAAAATTCTTGCCCGAGCTAAGAACTCCTTCAATATCGTGCTGGATGCCAAACGCATAGAATTTGTCTATTTGAACTACAGAAAATGGGTAGAAGCCGAAAAATATCCGTACTTTACGTTATTGGGTCAAAGTATTGGGTCCATGATGATGGGATTAGAGGCGCTAATCAAGTATCCGCCAGATATATTTTTCGACACCATGGGATATGCTTTCGTGTATCCAATATTCAAGTATTTCGGAAAATGTCCGATTGCATCTTATACGCATTACCCTACCATCAGCACTGAAATGCTAAAGAGAGTGCAAAATCGAGTTGTTGCTCACAATAATAGCAATTACGTTGCTACCAATCCCTTCCTGACCTGGATAAAGCTAGTTTACTACCGGATTTTTGCTCGTCTTTACAGCTTCGTGGGACGCAAAGCTAATGCCATTATGGTTAACTCAAGTTGGACGGAAaatcacattttgaatttgtgGAATGTCCCGTACAAAACTCATCGCCTTTATCCACCGTGTGAAGTTacgcatttgaaaaatttacagccCGCACACTTGGACGATCAGATTGTCATTTTGACTGTCGGACAATTTCGTCCCGAGAAAGATCATCCACTCATGCTCCAATCCATGTACGAATTGAGGACGTTGCTGAACCATAACGAAGCCCTTTGGAGCAGAGTAAAACTCTTGATTGTAGGATCTTGTAGGAATGAAGCTGACGAAGAACGCgtaaaaaacatgaaagatCTCACAAGACACTTGTCACTAGAAAATAATGTCGAATTCAAGGTGAATGTCTCGTATTCGGAGCTAATTCAATGTTATCAGTCCGCCACTATCGGCATTCACACAATGTGGAACGAGCATTTTGGCATCAGTGTCGTTGAATGCATGGCAGCAGGACTCATTATGGTAGCAAATCGTTCGGGCGGTCCCTTACTGGATATCATTGAGACATCAGAGGGTAGTCGGACCGGGTACTTGGCTGTAGACGCAATGGACTATGCCCATTGCCTTGCTGCTATTTTATACAATTCCAAAGAGGACAACGATGCAATTCGCAAACGAGCTCGTGCTTCAGTTGACCGATTTTCCGAACGTGAattcgaaaatcaatttttacgcATTGTCAGTCCcttgtttgaataa
- the LOC134837454 gene encoding fibulin-1, protein MNIAIDQVVSLCCNEGERWGVEQKHCSSFDNRVDVADELQGLCLSTVEICCSKQHQIFQCAAGQIAAKNGLSCLSQNSSTTGSDFFKNCCESCKVGLLVASNSNRCSLDPFHFGAPWDEAYYNCCNEIIPDDEFILTEEDEKNLCQKFDKLCTQICENTDHSYVCSCYDGYVLLEDKRTCVPAGDSTEDNDVNYNGSDCRKGYMRDPKSKICVDIDECATSDNDCNPEEQVCFNIDGSYKCLNVLEANINECELEDACDPGFICQNVVGSFECIKRGQPTSRPYISGHLASHSQKPCALGFRRHKDKCIDIDECESNPCDLYQTCHNEIGGFRCVCKVGFMLDPKTKACVDINECQINNHECLESQRCDNTIGSYTCIRLQSCGTGYTLNAETGQCDDDDECALGRHNCQLPYECRNTKGSFRCVYPRTTTTTTTTTTTTTTRRPPTVSTNSRNTFTSSRSANNYWPPPTTQRSIFGLCDVGFERNAAGACVDINECELRKGICQRNYRCINTNGSYRCTPLINCPGGFMANQDATQCIDIDECATGEANCGPNQICKNKPGGYLCSCPPGHALNKDQRCEDVNECESYKDTVCPSNAVCINTIGSFLCDCKLGFRKKHADDKVCEDIDECREIPGLCHQRCINYWGSYRCGCEPGFKLNENNRTCDDINECEVHKSYGLCMGLCQNTPGSYSCACPPGFNLGSDGRVCEDIDECATHNICNQRNEVCTNLRGSYRCTRIDCPYGYSIDAERKNRCKRNDIRCDYGDTDCFRKPSSISYNFITLTSNISVPPKGRGLFNLRGPNWYENIDFDLKVVRVDAPPHVTKATEEYFSMNKMQNEVFLNLVKSIQGPQDIELELNMTVFQNGVASGSNLAKIIIMTSEYTF, encoded by the exons ATGA ACATTGCAATAGATCAAGTTGTTTCATTATGCTGTAACGAAGGAGAACGGTGGGGCGTTGAGCAGAAACATTGTTCCTCATTCGACAACCGTGTAGATGTGGCCGATGAGCTACAAGGACTTTGTCTGTCTACTGTTGAAATTTGTTGTTCAAAGCAACATCAAATATTCCAGTGTGCTGCCGGCCAAATTGCAGCCAAAAATGGACTTAGTTGTTTGAGCCAGAATTCTTCTACCACAGGAAGTGATTTCTTCAAG aatTGTTGTGAGTCATGCAAAGTTGGATTATTGGTAGCCTCAAACAGCAACAGATGCTCCTTGGATCCATTCCATTTTGGAGCGCCTTGGGACGAAGCTTATTACAACTGCTGCAATGAAATTATTCCAGATGACGAATTTATTCTTACAGAGGAAGACGAAA AAAACCTTTGTCAGAAATTCGATAAGCTCTGTACGCAAATTTGTGAGAATACGGACCACTCGTACGTGTGCTCTTGCTACGACGGATATGTTTTATTAGAAGATAAGAGAACGTGTGTTCCTGCTGGAGATAGCACCGAAGATAATGACGTTAATTATAATGGGTCTGA TTGTCGCAAAGGTTACATGAGAGACCCGAAATCTAAAATATGCGTGGATATTGATGAATGTGCTACAAGTGACAACGATTGCAACCCAGAGGAGCAAGTCTGCTTTAATATAGAcg gatcaTACAAATGTCTTAATGTCTTGGAAGCCA ATATTAATGAATGCGAGCTGGAGGATGCTTGTGATCCAGGATTCATATGTCAAAACGTTGTGGGATCATTTGAATGCATTAAGCGAGGACAACCAACCTCGAGACCATACATCAGTGGTCATCTTGCAAGCCACTCGCAAAAACCATGTGCTCTAGGTTTTCGTCGTCATAAAGATAAATGcattg acattGACGAATGTGAATCGAATCCATGTGATCTCTATCAGACGTGCCATAATGAAATTGGGGGCTTCCGTTGTGTATGCAAAGTTGGATTTATGTTAGACCCGAAGACGAAAGCCTGTGTGGACATAAACGAATGCCAGATAAACAATCATGAGTGCTTGGAGTCGCAAAGATGCGATAATACAATAG gaagTTATACTTGCATTCGATTGCAGTCATGCGGAACTGGATACACATTGAATGCAGAAACGGGTcaatgcgatgatgatgacgaatgTGCTCTTGGGCGTCACAATTGCCAA tTACCATACGAGTGTCGCAATACAAAAGGGTCATTCAGATGTGTTTATCCTCGAAcaactacgacgacgacgacaactacCACTACAACCACCACTCGTAGGCCACCAACTGTTTCTACGAATTCCCGGAATACATTTACATCTTCTAGAAGTGCCAACAACTATTGGCCTCCTCCAACAACACAAAGATCCATCTTTGGCTTGTGTGATGTTGGCTTTGAACGAAATGCTGCTGGTGCTTGTGTTG acATCAATGAGTGTGAGTTACGTAAAGGAATTTGTCAACGCAATTATCGGTGTATCAATACGAAtg GTTCATACCGGTGCACGCCATTGATTAATTGCCCTGGTGGTTTCATGGCTAATCAAGATGCTACTCAATGTAtag ataTTGACGAATGCGCTACAG gaGAAGCAAACTGTGGACCAAATcaaatttgcaaaaacaaaCCCG GTGGTTATTTGTGCAGTTGCCCTCCAGGACACGCTTTAAACAAAGATCAACGTTGTGAAGACGTCAATGAGTGTGAAAGTTACAAGGATACg GTTTGTCCATCAAATGCTGTCTGTATAAATACGATTG GATCGTTCTTGTGTGACTGTAAACTCGGATTTAGAAAGAAACATGCAGATGATAAG gTTTGTGAAGATATTGATGAATGTCGAGAGATTCCTGGATTGTGTCATCAAAGATGT ATTAATTATTGGGGATCATATCGTTGTGGATGCGAACctggttttaaattaaatgaaaataatcgcACATGTGACGACATCAAtg AATGCGAGGTTCACAAAAGTTACGGTTTGTGTATGGGACTTTGTCAAAATACTCCAGGCTCATATAGTTGTGCTTGTCCTCCCGGATTTAATCTCGGTTCCGATGGAAGAGTTTGTGAAG ATATAGACGAATGCGCAACACACAACATTTGTAATCAACGAAATGAAGTATGCACAAATCTACGAGGAAGTTACAG ATGCACGAGAATCGACTGTCCATATGGCTATTCAATCGATGCCGAACGTAAAAA tagATGCAAGAGAAATGATATTCGATGCGATTACGGTGATACAGATTGTTTCCGCAAGCCATCTTCCATCTCCTACAACTTTATTACGTTGACATCAAATATATCGGTTCCGCCAAAAGGAAGGGGGTTATTTAATTTGCGTGGACCAAATTGgtatgaaaatattgattttgatttgaaagtAGTTCGGGTGGATGCACCACCACACGTTACCAAAGCTACGGAAGAATACTTCAG CATGAACAAGATGCAAAATGAGGTTTTCCTAAATTTGGTGAAATCGATTCAAGGACCGCAAGACATTGAACTTGAACTTAATATGACAGTTTTCCAGAACGGAGTTGCCAGTGGATCAAAtttagctaaaattatcattatgaCATCGGAATATACTTTCtga